CGGACGATCTGGATGAGCTGATTACCAAAGTATGGAAAGAACCAGGGTTTTTCTTGCTTCATCCGCTTGCTATTGCTGCATTTGGCCGTGAATGTACCCGCAGAGGGGTTCCACCACCCACAGTTTCTTTATTTGGCTCACAATTTATTACCTGGAGAGGGATTCCGCTTATCCCTTCTGATAAAGTGCCGATTGAAAACAACAAAACGAAAATCTTGCTGATCCGTACAGGAGAAAGCCGTCAGGGGGTAGTTGGACTTTACCAGCCAGATCTGCCGGGAGAACAATCACCAGGATTATCAGTACGTTTTATGGGGATCAATGAAAAAGCAATTGCCTCATACCTGGTTTCTTTATACTGCTCATTAGCAGTTTTAGTAGATGATGCGATCGCAGTACTGGAAGAAGTGGAAATCAATAAATATCACGAATACAAATATTAAGCTATGAGTAATGCAATTAATGATCCGCAGGGATTACCAGATGTGCATGCCTTAGAAAAGCTGGCGAATGCGTATTTTTCTGCATTACCGGGAAACTACAATGCAGCAGATGTGCCTTCAGCAGAGCTTCTTCCGCATAGCAATAATCAGATTCAGGAAAACAGCACATTTACCCATTCGCCTTCGGCTATTTACCAGGGGAATGCAATTGATCTTTCTGATCCGCAAACCAGTCTGCCGGATTCTAACGGATTAGGACTTGGACATGTTCCAAAGTCTACCGCCGGGAGTGGGGGGCCTTCAGGGAATTTTAATACCGCTAAACAGGCTAACAATCCATTTAATATCAGTTCACTGTTACCTTTTGAAGCAGATCAGCCCTATGAAAAGGAATTGCAGAAAGTATTGGCATCGGTTAGTTCCTATAGTCCTTCATCACAATTACCTTTTAATCCTTCCGCTATTTTAAGTGAGAACTCTTATTATTTTTCTTCAGGAATTCAATTTGTCACCTCAGCTGATACCCAGAATAGCGGACGTTATGGAAATGGGGTGATTACCGGAAAATCTCAGCCCTCATTTAATGTTAATCTCATCAGAAATGATTTTCCCATTCTTTCAGAACAGGTGAATGGTAAACCACTGATCTGGCTTGATAACGCGGCTACTACACAAAAACCACAGCAGGTCATTGACCGGCTGAACTATTTTTACGCCCACGAAAACTCTAACATTCATCGTGCAGCGCATGAACTTGCTGCCCGTTCGACGGATGCCTATGAAGGGGCAAGACAAAAAGTACAGCGCTTTATCAATGCGCGTTCTCCAAATGAGATTGTATTTGTCCGCGGAACAACCGAAGCGATTAACCTGGTTGCCAATAGCTGGGGAGATGAATATTTGCAGCAAGGCGATGAAATTATCCTGACGCACCTGGAGCATCATGCGAATATTGTTCCATGGCAGTTACTGGCTAAAAAGAAAGGATTAAAGATCAGGGTTATCCCGGTAGATGATGATGGGCAGCTATTGCTGGATGAATATGCAAAACTACTTAATCCAAGGACGAAACTGGTTTCCTTTACTTTGGTTTCCAATGCATTGGGGACAATAACCCCGGCAAAACAGATTGTAGCTATGGCACATGCTGCCGGAGCTAAAGTGCTTGCAGATGGAGCGCAGTCAGTTTCTCATATCCGTACAGATGTTCAGGCGCTGGATGCCGACTGGTTTGTATTTTCAGGACATAAAGTTTTTGGCCCTACCGGTATTGGGATCTTGTATGGGAAAGAAGATTTACTGAATAGTACCCAACCTTATCAGGGTGGGGGCAATATGATTCAGGATGTCACTTTTGAACATACTCAATTTCACCAGGCTCCTGCACGTTTTGAAGCCGGGACAGGGAATATTGCGGATGCTGTAGGTTTAGGCGCTGCTATTGACTATGTACAAAAAATTGGTATTGACAATATTTATCAATATGAACATTACCTGCTGGACTATGCCAGTCACAAACTAGCACAAATCCCGGGACTAAGACCGATTGGAACGGCACCGGATAAAACGAGTGTATTGTCATTTGTGCTCGATGGCTTTACCACTGCCGAAGTTGGCGAAGCATTAAGCCGTGAAGGTATTGCTGTTCGTTCTGGTCACCATTGTGCACAACCTATTTTGAGAAGATTTGGACTGGAAGCTACAGTCAGACCTTCCTTAGCATTTTACAATACCTGTGCTGAGGTCGATACCTTAGTGGCAGTAGTTGGCGGATTAAAATCTGCTAAACAAATCTACTTTCATTAATTTAATGTTTAACTTAAAAACCTTTTTAGCATGTCTAAGAAGGTTTTTATCGTCAAAAATTAGCAATTAGCATGAATAATTCAGCAACAGATTTAATACAGTAAGCCAGATGAGATCCAAGTATGATTTTTTTTATTTAGCTGCGTTTTTATCATTAGTATCCTGTAAAAATAACGGTGATCAACAGGGATCAAAAGAGCAAGGTCGGCAGGTGAAAAAAGTGTCTTTGCTTCAAATGAAATCTTTTCCTGAAAACGGAGCCGCTATGTGCAGGCCAACAGGATTTAAGAGTGCAGACAGTGTATTATTTATGCAGGGTGGCGGAAAGGAATTTCGGCAAACAGTTTTTCATAGGCCAGTTTCCGGAATCAAAATACAACCAGGAATGCAGTTTATTAACGGGGGTGAATTTAGTATGGGAGGGGTAAATCCTGTCGGAATGGACGGAGGCGGTCATGAAGTAATGAATGATGCCAGGCCAGTTCACCGGGTGATTGTCAACGCTTTTTATATGGACACAGCGCCAGTAACTAATCAGCAATTCGCAGAATTTGTGAGAGCAACTGGTTATATTACTGTGGCGGAGCAAAAACCAACAAGAGAAGAATTTCCTAATGTTCCACCAGAAAATCTGGTAGCGGGCTCCCTTGTATTTACTCCGCCCAAAGCGTCCGTCTCTTTAAATAATTATTTACAGTGGTGGTCATATTTGAAAGGTGCAGATTGGAGACATCCTGAAGGTGGAAATAGTAATATAAATGGCAAAGCTAATTATCCCGTAGTTCAGGTGTGTTGGGAAGATGCCGCTGCTTATGCTAAATGGGCGGGCAAAAGGCTACCTACAGAAGCAGAGTGGGAATATGCTGCAAGGGGTGGTCTTTCTGGAGAACTTTATGCCTGGGGAAATGAGCTGAAACCTAAAGGCAAATGGATGGCTAATATATTTGAAGGAGAGTTTCCTGATAAGGATACTGCTGCTGATGGTTATGCAGGTATAGCTCCCGTTAAAAGCTTCCCTTCCAATGGTTACGGGTTGTATGATATGGCTGGAAATGTCTGGGAATGGTGTAATGATTGGTATAGGGCTGATTACTACATTTCTTTATCTGATCATAGGGCTACTGTAAACCCTTTGGGCCCTGCTACTTCTTATGATCCTGACGAACCTCAGGCAAAAAAGAAAGTACAACGCGGGGGATCATTCTTATGTACAGAACAGTATTGCACACGTTATATGGTAGGGACAAGAGGAAAAGGAGATTACAGGTCTGCTTCCAATCATATCGGTTTTAGATGTGTGAAGGATGTAAAAGCAAATAGAATTTAACTCTAAAAAAAGCTGCTTGTTATTCAACAAGCAGCTTTTTTATCAGTCATAACCTATAAAAACTAAGGATTACCGGCAGTAGTGCCAACAGGAAGTTTTAAGCCGTCTATGCCGGTTACTACTTCCTCTTCTTCATGTTTTCCTTTTTTCTTTTTCTTATTGCCACCACGCAGCACTTCTTCTAAATATTGATCATATTGAGTCTGCTGTTCACCTTTTAAAATGTTTCTTACATTTTTAGTGGTTTCATTCTGCATCCTGTAAAACTTAGAAATATCATCTTCAGTATACATACCTGTCTGTTGTTTCTTAGTCAGGGCAGCCTGCTCTTTAAACAAATCAAGCATATAATTGTAAATTATATTTTTCTGAGTTGGGTTCATCTTAATCTTTTTGTCCATGGCCTCTATACTTTTAGCGGTCATTTCTGATGGAGTAGGTGGTGCTTTCTGCGCTTTAGCGAAAAAAATCATTCCCATAACCATACCCAGAGTCAAAACACATGTTTTCATTTTTCTTGCTTTATTAATCGATGCAATTTATAAAATATTTAGGGAGGAATGCAATGAGATCTTATAAGCTATTAATTTTTAGCTGATAATAATATAAATTTAAGCAGTGTATTAGATTATTAGCAATAAAATAATAAATTTATAAAGAAACAATTAATGTTTCACAAATAACCTCTTTCGAAGATGGCAATAATACGTTGCAAAGGATTTTGTGTGTTATTGTTCGTTTTTAGTTCCCCAAATTAAATTATCAAATGAGATTAAAAAAATGTTTACTAATTGCTTTCCTTCTTCCACTTGTAGCTATGGCACAAAAAGGAGGTACTACTTACCCTGTAAAAGATCTTCACGTCAAGTGGACCTTTAAAGAACATCAGAATAGCAACAAACAATCCCTTTCCTTGCTGACCTTTGTAAACAAAGCAGCACAGCCTTTTCCAGCGGCTAACTGGAGTCTCTATTTCAACTCTATGAAAGAAATAGAAGTGAAGACTTCTGATCAGCTGATCATTGAACAGGTTAATGGTGATCTTTTTCGTATCCGGCCGGGTAAAGGTTTTAAAACCATCAACAAAGGTGACTCTGTAGTCCTTGACATTGTTGCCCTTGATGAAATTGTCAATTTTGCTGATGCGCCGGGAGGTTTGTACATCGTATGGGACAATCAGCCGGATAAAGGCATTAAGATTGAGCATTATGACGTAGAACCTGTTGAAAAGTATCTTAAGAATGCCGTTTCTCCTTTAGATACTTATAACAGGAACAGCAAATTTATCCCAAAGGATAAAAGGGCCTTAATCAAGCTTTTGCCTACACCAGTATTTTATGAAGCTCGCCCCGGAAACTTTTCCGTAAATGCAGCAACCGCAATTTTCAGCGATCCGGCATTTAAAAATGAAGCTGGTTATCTGTCAGATGAGCTGTTCAACCTGTTTAAAATTAAGCCTGTAAATGGTTCTGGTACTTTAAAAGAGAGAAGCATTCAACTGGTTAAGAACAACTTACCAGAAGGTGGATACCAGCTGGAAATTACAGCGCAGGGCATCACTTTATCGGCGGGTAATGCAGAAGGCATCTTTTACGGTTTACAATCACTAAAATCTTTGCTTTTGGCTAATAGCCCGGCTAAAGGTGCAAAAAGTGTTTTGGTAAACGCTGTAGTAATTAAAGATGCACCACGTTTCAAGTACAGAGGCTTGATGCTTGATGTGGCACGTAACTTTCATCCTAAGAAAGAAATATTGCGTATCCTTGATTTAATGGCGCTGTATAAACTGAATGTGTTTCATTTTCATATCACTGACGATGAAGCCTGGAGAATTGCTATTCCCGGTCTTCCGGAATTAACAGAAATAGGGGCAAAAAGAGGACATTCACTGACAAATGAAAAGTCTCTTCAACCTACCTATAGCTCCGGCCCGGATACTACGGAAACTTTGAATAAAGCATTTTACAGCAGGGCTGATTTCGTAGAGATCTTAAAATATGCTGCAAAAAGACACATACAGGTAATTCCTGAAATAGAATCTCCTGGCCATGCCAGAGCCGCGATCAAAGCAATGGATACGCGTTACAGCAGATTTATGGCCAAAGGAAAACGTGCTGAAGCTGAGCAATATCTGTTGCGTGATATCAATGATAAATCTGTTTACAGTTCTGCCCAGTATTGGAATGACAATATTGTTTGTGTAGCATTACCTTCCGTTTATACCTTTCTGAATAAGGTTACTGAATCGCTACAGGACATGTACCGTGAAGCTAATGTTCCTTTAAAGACTATTCATTTTGGTGGAGACGAAGTCCCTCAGGGTGTCTGGGAAAAATCACCATTGTGCCTTGAACTGGTGAAACAGGCAAAAATGAAATCTACAGATGACTTATGGAGCTATTATGTTTCAAAATTACAAAGCATACTTAAACCTAAAGGAATTGTACTTTCCGGCTGGGAAGAATTTGGCATGATGAAGACCTATTTAGACGGGAAAAAATTGATGGTTCCTAATCCTTTATTTGCGAACGATCCGGTACAGCTTGATGTCTGGAACAATGTAATTGGCGGGGGTACAGAAGATTTGCCCTACCGCTTAGCCAATGGCGGCTATAAAGTAGTGCTCACCTGTTCCAGCAATTTCTATCTGGATATGGCTTATAACCGTTCACTAACTGAGCCAGGTCATTACTGGGCTGGTTTTGTGAATATGGAAAAACTCTTTTCTTTTATACCTTATGACTATTACAAAAATGCAAAAGAGAATAATAAAGGGGAACCGGTTTCTAAATCTGTATTTATTGGGAAGGATCGTTTAACTGATTATGGAAAATCCAATATTCTGGGTTTAAAAGCGGCCTTATGGACAGAGAAAATTAGAAATACAGAGTTACTTGAATTTATGCTGTTACCAAGATTAGTTGGTTTTGCGGAAAGAGCATGGGCAGCAGATCCAGCCTGGGCTTTAGAAAAAGATCCTGCTAAATCTGAAGCTGCTTATGAGGATAGTTATGCAGACTTTAAGACCAGGGTTGGTTTGATCGAATTCCCAAAATTAGATGAAGGCGGCTGGAACTATCGTATTCCACCCGTAGGCGTAAAAGTCACTGATGGAGAGGTCGCTGGTAATACAGAATTCCCTGGTTTTAATATTTACTATACTACCAATGGAAAAGAACCTTCTGCTAAAGATAAATTATATACCAGTCCAATAAAGGAAAAAGGGGTGATCAAACTCAGAGCCTTTAATGCTAAAGGAAGAGGTGGAAATACAACTACCGTTCAAAATTAATCATATCTTTTTTAGAAGCGCCGTATTATCAAATGATGATACGGCGCTTCTTTTTATACAATTATTGTAAATTTTGGCCAATTCCAGAACAGTATGGCATAAAATGCGTTTGTATATAAAATTGATATACCCAATGGAAAAATTAGTAAAAACACAATTAGCCTACTTTAATACCAATACTACCAAAGCTGTTAGCTTCAGAATCGAACAATT
The sequence above is drawn from the Pedobacter cryoconitis genome and encodes:
- a CDS encoding family 2A encapsulin nanocompartment cargo protein cysteine desulfurase, translated to MSNAINDPQGLPDVHALEKLANAYFSALPGNYNAADVPSAELLPHSNNQIQENSTFTHSPSAIYQGNAIDLSDPQTSLPDSNGLGLGHVPKSTAGSGGPSGNFNTAKQANNPFNISSLLPFEADQPYEKELQKVLASVSSYSPSSQLPFNPSAILSENSYYFSSGIQFVTSADTQNSGRYGNGVITGKSQPSFNVNLIRNDFPILSEQVNGKPLIWLDNAATTQKPQQVIDRLNYFYAHENSNIHRAAHELAARSTDAYEGARQKVQRFINARSPNEIVFVRGTTEAINLVANSWGDEYLQQGDEIILTHLEHHANIVPWQLLAKKKGLKIRVIPVDDDGQLLLDEYAKLLNPRTKLVSFTLVSNALGTITPAKQIVAMAHAAGAKVLADGAQSVSHIRTDVQALDADWFVFSGHKVFGPTGIGILYGKEDLLNSTQPYQGGGNMIQDVTFEHTQFHQAPARFEAGTGNIADAVGLGAAIDYVQKIGIDNIYQYEHYLLDYASHKLAQIPGLRPIGTAPDKTSVLSFVLDGFTTAEVGEALSREGIAVRSGHHCAQPILRRFGLEATVRPSLAFYNTCAEVDTLVAVVGGLKSAKQIYFH
- a CDS encoding formylglycine-generating enzyme family protein, whose protein sequence is MKSFPENGAAMCRPTGFKSADSVLFMQGGGKEFRQTVFHRPVSGIKIQPGMQFINGGEFSMGGVNPVGMDGGGHEVMNDARPVHRVIVNAFYMDTAPVTNQQFAEFVRATGYITVAEQKPTREEFPNVPPENLVAGSLVFTPPKASVSLNNYLQWWSYLKGADWRHPEGGNSNINGKANYPVVQVCWEDAAAYAKWAGKRLPTEAEWEYAARGGLSGELYAWGNELKPKGKWMANIFEGEFPDKDTAADGYAGIAPVKSFPSNGYGLYDMAGNVWEWCNDWYRADYYISLSDHRATVNPLGPATSYDPDEPQAKKKVQRGGSFLCTEQYCTRYMVGTRGKGDYRSASNHIGFRCVKDVKANRI
- a CDS encoding family 20 glycosylhydrolase, encoding MRLKKCLLIAFLLPLVAMAQKGGTTYPVKDLHVKWTFKEHQNSNKQSLSLLTFVNKAAQPFPAANWSLYFNSMKEIEVKTSDQLIIEQVNGDLFRIRPGKGFKTINKGDSVVLDIVALDEIVNFADAPGGLYIVWDNQPDKGIKIEHYDVEPVEKYLKNAVSPLDTYNRNSKFIPKDKRALIKLLPTPVFYEARPGNFSVNAATAIFSDPAFKNEAGYLSDELFNLFKIKPVNGSGTLKERSIQLVKNNLPEGGYQLEITAQGITLSAGNAEGIFYGLQSLKSLLLANSPAKGAKSVLVNAVVIKDAPRFKYRGLMLDVARNFHPKKEILRILDLMALYKLNVFHFHITDDEAWRIAIPGLPELTEIGAKRGHSLTNEKSLQPTYSSGPDTTETLNKAFYSRADFVEILKYAAKRHIQVIPEIESPGHARAAIKAMDTRYSRFMAKGKRAEAEQYLLRDINDKSVYSSAQYWNDNIVCVALPSVYTFLNKVTESLQDMYREANVPLKTIHFGGDEVPQGVWEKSPLCLELVKQAKMKSTDDLWSYYVSKLQSILKPKGIVLSGWEEFGMMKTYLDGKKLMVPNPLFANDPVQLDVWNNVIGGGTEDLPYRLANGGYKVVLTCSSNFYLDMAYNRSLTEPGHYWAGFVNMEKLFSFIPYDYYKNAKENNKGEPVSKSVFIGKDRLTDYGKSNILGLKAALWTEKIRNTELLEFMLLPRLVGFAERAWAADPAWALEKDPAKSEAAYEDSYADFKTRVGLIEFPKLDEGGWNYRIPPVGVKVTDGEVAGNTEFPGFNIYYTTNGKEPSAKDKLYTSPIKEKGVIKLRAFNAKGRGGNTTTVQN